Part of the uncultured Methanobrevibacter sp. genome is shown below.
CCATTAAATCCGTTAGGTTCTTCATACACCGAAGAGGAACTTAAAGAATTCGCTCAAATCGCAAAAGAAAACGATTTATACTTATTACACGACATAACCTACAAAGACTTTGCACGTGAGCATTTCCTAGTTGAAAATTATGCTCCAGGTCAAACTTTGACAATCTACAGCTTTTCAAAAATATTTGGAATGGCAGGTATGAGGATTGGAGGTGTCATCTCATCCAAACCGATTATCGATGCAATCAAAAATGCTGTTGTTAATGATTTGGGAGTGAATGTCATTTCCCAATACGGTGCAATTGCAGGTCTTAAATCAAAACCTGACTGGTTTGATAGAATAAGAGAAACATGTTTTGAAAACCAAAGGTTAATCAGTGAAATGATTGAACCGATTGATGGGGTATTTCTGCCGGTTTATCCGTCCGATGCAAACATGATGGTAATCGATTTGTCCGGTGCAGGAATAGACCCTAAAGAGATGTCCAATTATTTGATTCAGAAAAAATTGTTCACAAGGGAAGGGGAATACACTTCTGAAGAATTTGGTGACAGATACTTGCGTATAAGTTTTTCAATTCCAACTGAAGAGGTTAAAGTATTCTGTGAAGAATTCCCTAAAGCTGTAGAGGCTTTAAGAAAAAAATAAGGTTAATGGTATGAGATTGAGATATCATCAACCTATTCCTAATTTTTACAATCAAGAAAACCCTCACCATCCCAATAATCTTATTTCCAATGATTTTTTACAGGAATTTGCTGATATAGCTATTGCTTCAAGATTTGTAGGATTGAGCTTTTCCAAGTTAAGTGAAGATTTTAAAAAAGAATGGGATATTGATTGGGACAATATCATTATTCTGAAATATCTGATGTCTGAAGATATCCTCAAGATGGAACCATCAGATGAAAAATGCAAATTGATGGATGAGGAGTTCCAGGAATTCGGAGCCAAAACCTTCGCACTTGCGGATATATTGAGAGAAAACGGATTTAAAGCGGATTTGATCAATCCGTTGGATGACCGTGTTAGCTTAAGGGCAATTGCAATGCAATCAAATGATGCCGTCATTACCCGAAGCAATATGTGCATGTTCAAAGAAGGTCTGAACCTTGGATTTTTCATGATTCAGACTTCAATAGAAAATCTGCCGTTCAAAACGGAAAATGAACTGAAATGGGTTGAGGATTACTGTTCAACATGCGGGGTCTGCATTGACAGATGTCCCGAAAAGGCATTTGACGAAAATGGAAAATTTTTAAGAAAGTTATGCACTGCACACCGTGAAGGATGCAGCCGTTGCATTAATTTCTGTCCATTTTATAAAAGAGGTTATGAAAAGGTTAAAAAAAGATATGGGAGAATGAAAAAATGAGTGACAAAATAGCTTTAGTTTCATGCAGTGGATTAAGTCCGCTTGGATTAGTTGTAAGGGCAGCTAGTGTTGAGCTTGCCTTGGAAAACGAAAACATTGTTGCTGCGTGCATCACTGAATATTCTGCTCAGCCGAACAATTGCTCACCAATTCTGGATGATGCAAAAATTGTTACAATAACTGGCTGCAGTGATGACTGTGCATCAGTAATATTAAAGAAAAAAGAAGTTGATTCAGTTAAAAACATCGCTGCCGATGCAGTTGTCAAAACTTATGACTTAAATCCGTTGGATGCTGTAAGGTTGGATGACGACGGTGAAAAGTCAGTTAAAATACTAAAAAAGTATATTCTTAAAGAATTGGAAAATATCTAAAAAAAATCAAATTAAAGGGAATATTTAATCGGATAAGTAATAATATTCTCCTTTTTCTTTTTGTTCACGGTCTTTGTAACTGTCGAGTTTGTTAACTCTTGGTCTTTTTGTTTCCTTATCTCTTCTGAATGTAATATTGAGGTTTCCTAAAAATTCATTCATTGCGTTTCTTAAATCTGTTGGTTTGGAAGCATGGCCGTCCAGACCAGGAGTTCCATTGAAAACCATTGCCCTATCGGAAATGTAGTCGATAAATACGATATCGTGGTCAACAATAAGTGATGCTGCATTTCTGCTTTCAACCATCTTACGAATGACTCTTGCAGCAATCAGTCTTTGTTCTACATCTAAAAATGCTGTAGGTTCGTCAAAAAGATATATTTCAGCATCCTTTGAAAGTGTGGCAGCAATGGCCAATCTTTGAAGTTCACCACCACTTAAACCATTAACTGGTTTGTCAAGCATGTCATTTAAAGTCAAAGGATTCATTATTTCACTTTCAAAGATTTTACTTCCAAAGCTATGGGCATGCATATATAAAAAGTCACTGACGGTTCCTTCAAAGTCTGAAACAATGTATTGTGGCTTGTAGGCTATTGTGACTTCCTCATCTACTTCACCAGTAGTCGGGTCTTCGACTCCTGCAAGCATTTTTGCGAATGTGGTTTTACCGATACCGTTTGAACCAAAAGCAGTCACGATTTCATCATAAAAGATTTCGCCTGCTTCTGCAGTCAATGTAAATCCATCATATTCCTTATTCAAATCTGAATAGCTTGCAAGTGCATCCCCTTCATCCTCTGGAGTTGGTGGTCTTATTGTAAACTCGATTGGATTTTTTCTTATTCTGACATTTTCTTCAGCTAAAAATCCATTTATGTATGCATTGATACCTATACGAACTCCTTTTCTTCCGGACACTACACCGTATCCTCCAGGCTGTCCATATAATATGTGAACATTGTCAGACAGGGCATCTAAAGTAGCAAGGTCGTGCTCAATTACAAGAACGCTTTTTCCTTCTTCTGCAAGAGATCTGATTACTTTTACTGCATTAAGTCTTTGAGACACGTCAAGCCAGGATGTTGGTTCGTCAAAGTAGTAAAAGTCCCCTTCCCTTAAAACTGTTGCAGCAATTGCAACCCTTTGAAGTTCTCCACCACTCAGGTTTTGCATTTCCCTGTCAAGAACGTTTTCAAGCTGCAGTTCTTTTGTAACATATTCTAGCTTGTCCCTTTCATTGACGTTTTCAAGTAAATCTTTCACTTTACCTTTAACGACCTTTGGAAGCTGGTCAACCATCTGTGGCTTTAGGATGGTTTTTATGTTTCCTTCGGACAAGTCCTGAAAATACTTCTGAAGTGAAGAACCTTTGTAAAACTCAATGACCTTTTCCCAGTTTTCAGGCGGATTTTCAAAATCTCCGAAGTTTGGTATCAGATTTCCAGATAATATATTCATGATTGTGGATTTACCAATACCGTTAGGTCCTAAAAGTCCTAAAACAGTTCCTTCTTCAAGATTTGGAAGTCCAAATAATTCAAATTGGTTTTGTCCAAATCTGTGAATTGGATTGTCTGCCGCTTCAGGTAAGTTAATGATTGTAATAGCGTCAAATGGG
Proteins encoded:
- a CDS encoding ferredoxin, giving the protein MRLRYHQPIPNFYNQENPHHPNNLISNDFLQEFADIAIASRFVGLSFSKLSEDFKKEWDIDWDNIIILKYLMSEDILKMEPSDEKCKLMDEEFQEFGAKTFALADILRENGFKADLINPLDDRVSLRAIAMQSNDAVITRSNMCMFKEGLNLGFFMIQTSIENLPFKTENELKWVEDYCSTCGVCIDRCPEKAFDENGKFLRKLCTAHREGCSRCINFCPFYKRGYEKVKKRYGRMKK
- a CDS encoding putative zinc-binding protein; the protein is MSDKIALVSCSGLSPLGLVVRAASVELALENENIVAACITEYSAQPNNCSPILDDAKIVTITGCSDDCASVILKKKEVDSVKNIAADAVVKTYDLNPLDAVRLDDDGEKSVKILKKYILKELENI
- a CDS encoding pyridoxal phosphate-dependent aminotransferase, which translates into the protein MREKDFDIKTPKKKFQKTERVPPKGYDNANDFFEDMYMDEDMIWMGQNTNHLHDDTIANAMIDAIHQKTYCKYPAPEGFSELKQLILDDLDLEEFEVLLTSGATESLYLVMQALLESEDNVILSDPGYFIIGDFANRFAGEVRYVPIYYEENDYKLTPDLVRKNMDENTRMIILIDPLNPLGSSYTEEELKEFAQIAKENDLYLLHDITYKDFAREHFLVENYAPGQTLTIYSFSKIFGMAGMRIGGVISSKPIIDAIKNAVVNDLGVNVISQYGAIAGLKSKPDWFDRIRETCFENQRLISEMIEPIDGVFLPVYPSDANMMVIDLSGAGIDPKEMSNYLIQKKLFTREGEYTSEEFGDRYLRISFSIPTEEVKVFCEEFPKAVEALRKK
- a CDS encoding ribosome biogenesis/translation initiation ATPase RLI, yielding MTRISILDKDRCQPKKCDYVCIHYCPGVRMEEDTIVVDEDTKKPLISEELCEGCGICTNRCPFDAITIINLPEAADNPIHRFGQNQFELFGLPNLEEGTVLGLLGPNGIGKSTIMNILSGNLIPNFGDFENPPENWEKVIEFYKGSSLQKYFQDLSEGNIKTILKPQMVDQLPKVVKGKVKDLLENVNERDKLEYVTKELQLENVLDREMQNLSGGELQRVAIAATVLREGDFYYFDEPTSWLDVSQRLNAVKVIRSLAEEGKSVLVIEHDLATLDALSDNVHILYGQPGGYGVVSGRKGVRIGINAYINGFLAEENVRIRKNPIEFTIRPPTPEDEGDALASYSDLNKEYDGFTLTAEAGEIFYDEIVTAFGSNGIGKTTFAKMLAGVEDPTTGEVDEEVTIAYKPQYIVSDFEGTVSDFLYMHAHSFGSKIFESEIMNPLTLNDMLDKPVNGLSGGELQRLAIAATLSKDAEIYLFDEPTAFLDVEQRLIAARVIRKMVESRNAASLIVDHDIVFIDYISDRAMVFNGTPGLDGHASKPTDLRNAMNEFLGNLNITFRRDKETKRPRVNKLDSYKDREQKEKGEYYYLSD